From a single Nicotiana tabacum cultivar K326 chromosome 8, ASM71507v2, whole genome shotgun sequence genomic region:
- the LOC107815631 gene encoding uncharacterized protein LOC107815631: MGCLCFAKKVHNHDKFAATIVAVVMIGYSAVSKGYILYNLTNCVFFVNRDDHFKEHIFPFKHKAFTQPSLFSEVEPNNSRHVPSNNDPNLDYTTNEMTEVQGEESIVQEKESKAHHEETHEDITQQQHEVKYSSLKPPYKYYIASFTLIMEPKVFYDASKDLRWVEAMRAEIQAKYKANGEVERFTAHLVTGGYNQQEGFHYNETFSPVVKIVTMISGISLAAMEGLEGDEQLEDKGKY; the protein is encoded by the exons ATGGGATGCCTTTGTTTTGCCAAGAAGGTCCATAACCATGACAAGTTTGCAGCAACAATAGTTGCAGTAGTTATGATAGGATACTCAGCAGTCAGCAAAGGGTATATACTATACAACCTCACTAATTGTGTGTTCTTTGTTAATAGAGATGATCATTTTAAGGAACATATTTTTCCTTTCAAGCACAAAGCATTTACACAACCATCATTGTTCTCAGAAGTTGAACCAAACAACTCTAGACATGTCCCTAGTAACAATGATCCAAACTTAGACTACACAACAAATGAGATGACAGAAGTTCAAGGAGAGGAATCAATAGTTCAAGAGAAGGAATCAAAAGCACACCATGAGGAGACTCATGAAGATATTACTCAACAACAACATGAAG TTAAGTACTCTTCCCTGAAGCCACCATACAAGTACTATATTGCATCTTTTACTTTAATTATGGAGCCAAAAGTATTTTATGATGCTTCCAAAGATTTAAGGTGGGTGGAGGCCATGAGAGCTGAAATTCAA GCCAAGTATAAAGCTAATGGTGAGGTAGAAAGGTTCACAGCTCATTTGGTAACTGGAGGTTATAATCAACAAGAGGGCTTTCACTACAATGAGACATTCTCACCAGTTGTAAAGATTGTCACTATGATATCAGGCATATCCTTAGCTGCAATGGAAG GCTTAGAAGGTGATGAGCAGCTGGAAGACAAGGGCAAATATTAG